The sequence GTGTTGCAGTTGCACCCTGACCTTCCATGAAGGACTGGCTGCCGATGCTTTTTGGAGGAAATCGTCATCTGTCTTCTTGAATGATTCAACCAAACATTTCTTGACCTCTCTATCAAGGTTCTGCACATTACCTGAGCAAAATAAATATTATACGCAAGATGATTATGAACGTTATAGACAcgaatttacatgtacattgtacatgcatacactctAAACAATTACTACTTTCCAGGGATACCAACTGAGACTTTGCAGTATAGTCGACAGATATTAATGACACTAGCAAGTACATTGCACACAGTAGAAATATACGCTCAAATGGTTTAAATCATCGCCAAtcggtatactgtacatgtacattgcataCCAACTTGGCAAAGGTCTGTATGTAATAGATATAGCATGAGACTGAGTGTTTTATGAAatatacaggcacaagcaTGAGGGCGAAGCCCCGAAGGTAAGTTGCCTGTGTATtctacagggttttgcagaattcttgcaacagggctaaacagacacagcaatgacttccatatatggaagtcaagtcaactgctgacttaaaatattgtgtgtactatgcagggtgtcatactgCTCATACAGAGGAGGGATATGATTATATCCCTCCTCTGgctccaatccccccccccccccccccctaaaatgtgcattTAGGTACTCAGTTGTATTTGAGTGCCCATAGCGGTAGGGTATCGAAATaactgttgacctttttttttatgtTCTGGTGATGTTTCAAATGGTAATGTTTGAAAGTCCCCTCTCTAATTGCAATTGTATGACACTctggtatgtgtataattattcgaaTGGCTTGAATTGAAAGTTGTCCTGTGAGCCTAAAAGAGAGCATCACAAGATCAGGAGGACATCCTGACAAGATTTAAGGTGGTGCATGGACGGTGTACCAGGTGGAAATGTCGTAAAGTTGGTGACAAGACAATTTGCTTCAACTGTGTGCAGAACTGTTGCTCTTTTCAATGACAGCCTGATAAGCATTTCCATGgtgcaccacccaccaccttaatTAAATCTTGTGAATAAGCTGATGCTCTCTTAAGGCTCCAGGACATCTTTCAATTCAAAATACAGAtacctgcacatgtacaataataaaagtaATAATAAGTAaaagtcagcagttgacttccatatatggaagtcattgctgtgtctgctTAGCCCTGTTACAAGaactctgcaaaaccctgtacccaaaatattatagtcagcagttgacttccatatatggaagtctttgcagtgtctgtttagccctgttgcaaggattttgcaaaaccctgtaataaaacacgaggattctctataattatgtgtttatcACGATgaccccttaccaaatcaCACCTCGAGGCTTGCTACTGTGTactaaaaataatataacacatgacttttattacaccctTGTAACCTTGAAAACGTGATCAAAAGACTATTATAAGTGTTTGAGCTCACCTTTCGGTAAGTAGGTCATGATGTTCTTGTGCAAGTGGTCAGCAACAAACTTGGAGGCTCTTGGTCCAGCATGGCCATCGAAAACACCATAGTAAGCCACTCTCACACTACAATGTCACATGCAATTATAATACTAGTCTTAATTCTAATAAGAATTTGTCACGAAATATTTGGTAATCTGAAATATTCTATCCCCCAAACtggaaaacataattatttggtccTGGGGGACAGAATATTTCAGCTACTTCTGTAATATTTGGTCCTCCAGTCCATTGACAATTAGATATAGCTATTACAGCCGTCTGTTCAAAGTGTGAGATTTTACTGGAAAGGACTTTGTAGCAATGGCATACGAATGTCTAAATAATAGtcagacactgttttggaggtgtctatgggatttagaagcccaaaggcactgatttagtatcccgagcgtagcgagggtactaaagtggctgagggcttctaaatcacatggataCCGATACTGATCGGAAGGACTGCCAATTAATGGTATACACTGCACACATCTAAGAAATCACGCACATGTTATTGGGTAAGGAGTTGGAAACGGAAGGTGGTGTACAGTCGTCCAAGATGAGGTGAGCATCCTGCATATCCTCCCTCTCTCCCTTCCTTTCTCCAAGGAACCCTTGCAGCTTGACCACCTCTGATTTAACAATAGTAGATAGTCAAACCCTGACTGTACATTTACAATTAAAGCATGCAAGTAGCCCTTGAATGCAACAAACAGGTTCAAGGTGCCCCTAAAGATCCAAACCACTACAAAGAGGTTCGCACATAATTACACAGAATCTAATGACACCTAGTTTAGGCTGTTTAGGGTCAGATCCGTGATCGTCTCCAACCAAATGCCTCTTCCTATTAGCAGACTCCGATTTTGGAGGGAGGTCTTCAGACAAAGCCGGTGCTGTAGCATGTGAAGATATGAGATGAAGTCATGCAATCAAGTTCATAGGAGTACCTGTGGAAGGAGGAGGAAGATCACCAAAGAGATCCATGATAAACCTCCTACAGGAAGCACACGTACACGTGGAGATTGAATCGAACCACACCTCTTCTTGATGATTAGTGGGTGTGCCCACCGGACACAATTCGAGCGTACAATCAGGTCGGGTAGAAAAAATCAGACCTGATTGGTAGACAGCAGAATGATCTTTTCTTTTTGATCCTACACGTGTTTGGCGGCAAAAATGGAGTATAAAAGTTTTCTGAGCTTCTTTGTAATTGAAGAACTTGTGTTAATACAGTTACAATTCAGCACTCTCAAGATTCATAACAATGTCTGGACGTGGAAAAGGAGGCAAAGCTCGTGCCAAGGCCAAGACTCGATCTGCCCGTGCTGGTCTACAGTTCCCCGTTGGTCGTGTTCATCGGCTTCTCAGACAAGGTCACTACGCTGAGAGAATCGGAGCTGGTGCTCCAGTCTACCTAGCAGCAGTCATGGAATATCTGGCAGCTGAGATTCTGGAGTTGGCTGGCAATGCAGCTCGTGACAATAAGAAACAGCGTATTAATCCAAGGCATCTTCAACTAGCCATCAGAAATGATGAGGAATTAAACAAGCTTCTTGCTGGTGTGACTATTGCACAGGGTGGTGTGCTTCCCAACATTCAAGCCATACTCCTGCCAAAGAAAAGTGGACACTCTGGAAAGAAGAGTGACTCTCAGAGCCAAGAATATTAAGGAACTCTATCCTAAATGATTTGAACCGGCTTTTCTAAAAGCCACCACTTTAACAAAAGACAACACTCCATTTTTATCCTTAATGTTCTTACCTCTTACCCCTGACCCTTACCCAGCTATTCAATATGAGATCGCAGTCTGAAAGGGATTCCTACAGATTCCATTTCAAACTCATTCATTGTGGAATGAAGCTTATAAATATTTGTAGTAGactacatgattgtattaaAGAGGAAGAACTCCTCAGAGCCTTCCTTTGTGAAGTTACAAATGACAAATGTGTCCAACTAcggtatagctggtaatttttgggggacaaaacattcgtggttggagcaatatttagtcacttcgtgGTTAGGCCCTGGCAAATCATGCTCTTTTTTCTGCCTATTATGCCCCACATTGATGTCCTTTTTTCAGCAGTAATAGTAACAACAAATTATCTcttgttgtattgtacatttGCCAGTAACATAACTGAAGATTCAACATAATCTTCTAGCCGTGAAAGAGTAATTTAAAAGAGAAAACACGTTCAGCAACGTAGAGGACCGTCATATTTGTACCAAATTGACCAAATTCAAAATTTTTAATCCTATTATGCCggcataatttgccaggggcactgcaggtaaaggtaggcaaggttgcttcattcgtggtctaagctccaaccacgaatattttgtcccctggaaattaccagctatacggtactccATCAGTGtcacacaaaataatttttgcCAAAAATAATATTACGTGCAAAACAGTTGCTATTCTAGTTCAGTTGTATGTGCATGCCACGAAAATTTACTCATGTTCCTCTATCATTGCAGCAGGACCACATTCTGGGTCTCTCCACACATAATCAAAAATCGGACCACATGTTTGCATGTGACCATCAGGTGCAGGAATTTCCATTTGCATCAGCCTTTTAGCCTGAATCTGCATAGCCTCCATAACATATATAGCTTCATCTAGTTCTTCGGGTTTTCCATTGAAAACAATTTGCAAAGAGTTTAGAAGAGAAAGGTACATGTTGTGGAATACCTTGGCTTGGTGGTAGACATGTGTATTCGGAGGAATGTTTTTAGATGCTGGATTATCACGCATGGGCCAAACACCTTCAGAGACAAATTCAATATCTTCGCctttgtaactgtatgttttATGATCTTCAGATGAATTCAAATGTTTCTTGCACGCAATTTCACCAAATTTATAAAAGTGTGCCAGCTCTTGTGTGCCAAGGTAGGTGGGATCTAACTGATCAGTTCCTTCCCCTTGTTCAACTATCATGGCAATAGCTGCTTTGGCATCCTCAATACATTTCACCTGGTACAATTTACTCGAAGAATCGGACATTTTCCACGGCCATTTCAATTGATTCATAAAATTATCAGTCTCTGGGTTAACAGGATAACCGAGCAAACGTTTCTCGTCCAAATCCTCCATACATTTTTCAATTTTAGAGTAGAAGGTTCCAATTGTCAATGCATTAACTGTTTTTTCACCAACATGCATGTTACCGTCATACACAATTTTATCAGGGAATTCAATCATCATAAATATATCTCGAATATGCTGTGGTGAGGCCTTGGCAAGACGCACTGTCAAATTGGGTAAAACGTCACCGGGCAAATTTGTTGGGAAGCATTTAGGTATAAAACTCTCTTTTGGGTTTTCCATTTTCGGTTTTCCGCCAATAGAAATCAACAAATTCGCTGCTTGTGCCATGTGTAACATTTCCTGCATTACAACAGAACGGATAATGCTGTAAACCTCCTGATTAAAGCCATCTTTGATAGAATACAGTGCAGTCATGTAGGGGGGAATCGTTGAAAATTCAAGAGCTATAGCCGTCTGGAGGGCAATGATCAAATCGTCTTTTGTCTCACATTTTTGCCACATCAATTCACTAGAGTCAAGTTTGGAAGCAGGTATTGTCAGAGATACAAATTCATCTACTACTTCAAGTACGTCACTACTAGGTAAGTTTTGATCTCTGACATGGGACAAAATGTTTGAGAAGTGGAGGGCAAGTTTAGATTCTGCCAGTCTATATGCAAGCTTCTTTTTTTTTGAGCCGGTACCAGATTTTTGAGGGCTTGTGTCAGCATTATTTGAGTTAATGTTCATGTGAGGTTCCTCTTTGTCATTATACAAGAAATGAACGTCACAATAAGCTGGGGTTTCGAACAGTTTTCGGTCGATGTCTTCCCAGCTTCTAGGTAAATTAGGAGTTTTGAGCCATTCTAAGATCATGTTTCGTTTTGAAGGAGACAAATCTCTAGTTACGGGCATATAACTCACATGCTCCTCAGGAAGATTCATAGCATTTAAAATTAACTTGACGTTGTGTGGCTTTGTTACATCATCATAGTCGCCTAGCCTTACAATACTGCTCATAACTGGATATAGATTCTCGTACTGCTTAAAAATCGGCTCTATATGCTTGTCCCAGAAATATGGCCTGACTTCAGTGAATGGGCTCCAAATCAAAAACATAAAGTAATTCCCCTCATTTTTTGGAGTACAAATATTTTTTGCATTTAGTTTCGAAATAAAGTTATCTTGAAGAATACAATCGTGAGAGGAATATCTATACGAAAAGACTTGTCCATCCATTCTAATGCTTCCTCTTGGCCTTCCTACATCTCCAGCCTTAAACACAA comes from Halichondria panicea chromosome 3, odHalPani1.1, whole genome shotgun sequence and encodes:
- the LOC135332944 gene encoding histone H2A-like, with translation MSGRGKGGKARAKAKTRSARAGLQFPVGRVHRLLRQGHYAERIGAGAPVYLAAVMEYLAAEILELAGNAARDNKKQRINPRHLQLAIRNDEELNKLLAGVTIAQGGVLPNIQAILLPKKSGHSGKKSDSQSQEY
- the LOC135332931 gene encoding uncharacterized protein LOC135332931, whose product is MLLDGRGSFNKNGANTWSFVDCKVTSVAYGIDNIKVDSEDDSLIGLPLVNNPNTAPAKLVDIDVDEQLLSSVIHGMKLGINYDSLNPKPNCFIGDFKPAVVASDWWDRQAKSEAYFQQTIGTRVVSRIENVTWSKVESLLPGSKALELLQEALTEEGTALSIRFTLFNYSKNPSDNWFTYGNVVGSIGISKKDDSLQFPESRVMEFLDNPPLNHTDEDCRTIGDWMHGAYFDIDMEKSTISIDMSNSFAIGVQGKICKLFKLYLGITETEGSDTKFKIIGEVPYQDETWYNKKAGIFDFKLDKTQIDLIQTHSKVVVVTTEGEIEIGKSYESCYYKKILLLHRETQFSPSSDNDSYACVYRLLEETACMIRPMDIFVNRMEKHNTADIRLKMNYFGEKRPGRTVKLHDTSPNGRTSETAISYHGKDTTSNLGGSNTKTATTDSNGIATFVFKAGDVGRPRGSIRMDGQVFSYRYSSHDCILQDNFISKLNAKNICTPKNEGNYFMFLIWSPFTEVRPYFWDKHIEPIFKQYENLYPVMSSIVRLGDYDDVTKPHNVKLILNAMNLPEEHVSYMPVTRDLSPSKRNMILEWLKTPNLPRSWEDIDRKLFETPAYCDVHFLYNDKEEPHMNINSNNADTSPQKSGTGSKKKKLAYRLAESKLALHFSNILSHVRDQNLPSSDVLEVVDEFVSLTIPASKLDSSELMWQKCETKDDLIIALQTAIALEFSTIPPYMTALYSIKDGFNQEVYSIIRSVVMQEMLHMAQAANLLISIGGKPKMENPKESFIPKCFPTNLPGDVLPNLTVRLAKASPQHIRDIFMMIEFPDKIVYDGNMHVGEKTVNALTIGTFYSKIEKCMEDLDEKRLLGYPVNPETDNFMNQLKWPWKMSDSSSKLYQVKCIEDAKAAIAMIVEQGEGTDQLDPTYLGTQELAHFYKFGEIACKKHLNSSEDHKTYSYKGEDIEFVSEGVWPMRDNPASKNIPPNTHVYHQAKVFHNMYLSLLNSLQIVFNGKPEELDEAIYVMEAMQIQAKRLMQMEIPAPDGHMQTCGPIFDYVWRDPECGPAAMIEEHE